From Chromohalobacter canadensis, one genomic window encodes:
- a CDS encoding symmetrical bis(5'-nucleosyl)-tetraphosphatase: MSTYAIGDLQGCYAEFAALLERIAFDPRRDRLWLVGDLVNRGPGSLDCLRAVKALGDSVRVVLGNHDLHLLAAAWADAPLKRADTLQPILEADDRDELLDWLRRQPLLVHDASLDAVMVHAGLPPQWSLKQASDYAAEVETVLRGDSVSDFLAVMYGNLPARWSEDLRGIERLRVIVNTFTRMRFIAADGTLDFDAKEGLDSAPAHFAPWFTYPRKDDPRIVFGHWAALQGKTPDARVRALALDTGCVWGSELTAVDLESGERYVEPAHPRR, encoded by the coding sequence ATGTCGACATATGCCATCGGCGACTTGCAGGGCTGCTATGCGGAGTTCGCGGCGTTGCTCGAACGGATCGCCTTCGATCCACGGCGTGATCGTCTGTGGCTAGTGGGTGACCTGGTCAACCGTGGGCCGGGGTCGCTTGATTGCCTGCGCGCCGTGAAGGCGCTGGGCGACAGCGTCCGGGTCGTGCTGGGCAATCACGACTTGCATTTGCTGGCGGCGGCCTGGGCCGACGCGCCTCTCAAGCGTGCCGATACGCTGCAGCCGATTCTCGAGGCCGATGACCGCGACGAGCTCCTCGACTGGCTGCGTCGCCAGCCGCTGCTGGTGCATGATGCCTCGCTCGACGCCGTCATGGTCCATGCCGGATTGCCGCCGCAATGGTCGCTGAAGCAGGCGAGCGACTACGCCGCCGAGGTCGAGACGGTGCTGCGTGGCGATTCGGTGAGCGATTTCCTGGCTGTGATGTACGGCAATTTGCCGGCGCGCTGGTCGGAAGATCTGCGCGGTATCGAGCGTCTGCGTGTCATCGTCAATACCTTCACACGCATGCGTTTCATCGCCGCCGATGGGACACTCGACTTCGATGCCAAGGAAGGGTTGGACAGCGCGCCCGCCCACTTCGCACCCTGGTTTACCTACCCGCGCAAGGACGATCCGCGTATCGTCTTCGGTCACTGGGCGGCGCTTCAGGGCAAGACCCCCGACGCCCGTGTGCGTGCCCTGGCGCTGGATACCGGCTGCGTGTGGGGCAGTGAGCTGACCGCGGTCGATCTGGAAAGCGGCGAACGCTACGTCGAGCCGGCCCATCCGCGGCGTTGA
- the glpE gene encoding thiosulfate sulfurtransferase GlpE — protein sequence MSDEKSFTHLAPTTLAQWLESARELTLVDIRDPLSYSQGHIPGSHHLDNASVAELFEQAPRERPMVVVCYHGHSSQQAATWLAAQGFSDVYSLDGGFTDWAARHPERVEN from the coding sequence ATGTCCGACGAGAAAAGCTTCACCCATCTTGCCCCGACCACGTTGGCCCAATGGCTCGAGAGCGCCCGTGAGCTGACGCTGGTCGATATCCGCGATCCTTTGAGTTATTCACAGGGGCATATTCCCGGTAGCCATCACCTCGATAACGCCAGCGTGGCGGAATTGTTCGAGCAAGCGCCGCGTGAACGCCCCATGGTGGTTGTCTGCTATCACGGCCATTCCAGTCAGCAGGCGGCTACTTGGCTGGCGGCTCAGGGCTTTAGCGATGTCTATAGCCTGGACGGCGGCTTCACCGACTGGGCCGCGCGTCATCCCGAGCGGGTCGAGAACTGA
- the apaG gene encoding Co2+/Mg2+ efflux protein ApaG produces MSEMVADVQVEVEPAYQASESAPAEQRYVFSYTITVHNRSMRSIQLLARHWQITQSSGKVQEVRGKGVVGQQPLIGPGQRFRYTSRAVLDGPVGVMEGSYTCLDTTEQRAFEVPIAAFRLAGPNQIH; encoded by the coding sequence ATGAGTGAAATGGTCGCCGATGTACAGGTGGAGGTCGAGCCTGCCTATCAGGCAAGTGAGTCCGCCCCCGCCGAACAGCGTTATGTCTTCAGTTATACGATTACCGTGCACAACCGCTCGATGCGCTCGATCCAGCTGCTGGCACGCCATTGGCAGATCACCCAGAGCAGCGGCAAGGTGCAGGAAGTGCGCGGCAAGGGGGTCGTCGGGCAGCAGCCATTGATCGGCCCCGGTCAGCGCTTTCGTTATACCAGCCGTGCGGTGCTCGATGGCCCGGTGGGCGTCATGGAAGGTAGCTACACCTGCCTGGACACTACCGAACAGCGCGCCTTCGAGGTCCCCATCGCGGCCTTCCGTCTCGCGGGGCCTAATCAGATACACTGA